ACCTAGACCCTTCTGTTCTAGAAGGCTACGATGTTGTGTGATCCCATCAAGAAGAGCACAGGAAAGCCAAAAGCTGGTTCCTTTGTTCAAGGAATTCAAAGCGAGGTGGGGAGGGTGGAAGACACAGCTGCCGTCCAACTTGGGTAAAAGTTAAAACATCCTAGAATTGAATTTGAAGACATTAACAGTTCAGGCTGCCCTGCTCTAATTCCACAGAGGTGGATTAGCGTTGGGGGAGTGATTGGCACgccacagaccacctgaagcaAGCTACATCAGTCAGATTCTTGTACCCCACAAGTGGTTTATCCCTTTGTCACTCAATAAGGAGTGGGTGGTCTGCTTGAACGCTTATTACAAATCTTGTTTCCTACAGGCCCACTGAACCGATATTTTCCGTGGTGCATATGCAGTGACTTACAGTATGGTACAGGCCTTGTTACCTGCTATatctgggttcaaatctcagctTAGCCACTTACCACTCAGCTAGAATGTGACCTGCTCACTTCCTCATATACAAAATCAGCCAGAGGCTTTCTACCTTGGTTTCATATCAAGGGAGCTTTCAAATCCTGCCAGTCAAACCACAGACCAATGAAATCactctggggggtggggtgggatccCAGATATCAGATATGATTTCCTAATGGTTTTAATGGACAAGTGTGGTCATTAGAACCAGAAAACCTTCCCCATGTAGCCAGTATGTACTTCTCAAGTGGGGAGGGGCCCTCTCCACTTCTCCCTGAACATTTGTTCTTTTATCTATGAGAtgggttgacttttttttttttcttttctcttatttttccacttggaaaggtttaatgagagaagatgaggagaggagaggaaaggaggctggccatgggcacATGAGAGGAAGCGGGGAGGTGAAGGGGAAAGAAGGtacagggacagaggggaagaggagggaacaaaaatgcaacatttttttcttaaaaactttattttaaatcatgtatATGCCACATCTGTGTGAGTGCCCAGAGCGCAGAGGTACTGGATCTCCTAcgtgttgcagatggttgtgaagcacctgacgtgggtgctggcaACCTAATGTGAGTCCTTTGGTGGAGCAATCTCTCTCTCCAGCCAACAATCTCCCTTACAAGCAGCTTTGAAGACAAAGGAGTAGACAACCGTGAAACACTTGGCACAGTGTCAGTGTTAGGTGAGCGCTGTTGTTTATGCCAGATCCAGTTTCCTCTGGGAGGGAACTGAGGAGGTAAAATGTGGCAGGCAGTATACCATATACCTGTCAATCTGTGACCATGGCCAACTTCAGGTATTGCAGCTGGCTTCCAATTACTTGGCCACCAGGACGTTAACAGACTGCGCCTCAACTTTTTAAAACCTCAAGGACTTATTCAAGAGTCAGAAAGTCTGAGGCAGAGGTGCTAGCAAGGAACTCGTGTGGACCAAGTGAGAGCTTCACTGCTAATGCCCCCAGTGGAGGGGTGAGCAGTATGGCCAGCCATCAGTGTTTTCCCTTGAACTGGCCTCAGATCCTTTAGACAGCAGCCCCTGCCCCTTAATGCCTTGCTCTCTCCACATGAACTGAAGGAGACACTTGTCCAAATCTTTTGTCCTCACAGTTCTGCAGAGAAGCTCAAAGCCTAGTAGGCTCATATGACTTACAGAGTCTTATGTGGCAATGGAATGCCACAACCAGAACGTGCAGTGACCCAGCCAGCTGTAAGGGAAATGGCCAAGTGACTGAGAGGGAACTAGATGGGGTGAAGGGACTTGGGAGAACAGTGCTTTGAACCAAAGAGCTTTATAAACACCAGGGCTCTAACCTGCCCAGGAGGTAGATAAGCCCGTACCCTTTGGTTTGTCCTCAAACTCAACCTCTCACAAGAGGTTAAGGAACACACCCAAGGTTGGAACTGACACTCAGACCTCCAACTTCCTGGCTTTGGAGCTGGGAGTTCAGCCTCCACCTCCCCCTTGTCTATCAGGAAAAACATCTGGGTTATAACACCCGGACGATGGGCTATGGAGGGGAAACGGTGGAAGTTAGGTTCTTTAAGGAGCTTCAAGAAACACTGCCTAAGACCCAGCCAGCAGCCCCTCCCGTGCCTGAGTCACAGGCTCAGACTTTTCGCTACTCTGTCCTGAATGTTTCTCTGGAAATGCTTTTAGTGAAATCTGTAGGCTTGGAACGCTAAGGGAGAAGAGAGACCTGAGGCTTTGCCCGGTACGCCAAATACCCACAAGATGCTGCTTCAGGTAGGCCTCTTTCAGTCCCTTGCGGGAATGTGGCTCTCCTGACACAGCGGCTGGTCCTCCTCAGGGCAAAGCAAGTGGGACAGTCGGGGCGCAAGAAAGAACGAGGGGAAGTCATCTTTAAAGGCTAAAAGGTTACATAGAGCATAATAAAACACAACTGTttcctttaacatttttaatgGACAGGAAACGTACAGAGTAACTGCCAAGCCACATAAATTAACTTTTTCGTTAACGTCTGTGATCCAGGAAAGAACACTAGGTCGGCATGGGTGTTTTCGTTGTCTGTTGTCTGGGTGCATGACCGAGGTAACCGAGTATGGGCCGTGGATCCATCTTTACACGTTCCAGAAGAAAAAGCGGCTGCCGTGCTTGGCAGGCTTCAGATCCCCTTCGATCACGGGGCTGGGCTCTGGCCTTGGTCTTGAGTGATAAGGATTCTCTGGCAAAGGGCGATCTGTTTTCACTTTGGTGACCTGGGAAGGGTGAAGAAGAGAGTCAGGGTTCAAAGGGACTCTTTAACAGTAGTAACCCTGAGACTGCCGGGGGTCTCCTCTCTGCTCCTGCTGCCTCAAACACTGCTCAGCTTCAAACCCTGGATGGGTGTATCTAGCTACGTTTAATCCCTGAGTGAACTTCTAAAAGCTGACTTTTTGACATTCTATAAGGCAGGAGCTGAGGAAAAACAGCAGGGACAAGATACACAGCATCACTCACTGGCTAGTGAGCGAGATGGAACTCTCAACCAAGACCCTGCTGACCTGCTGCCCAGTGACGTGGAGAAGGATGGACCGCACAAGTCACTCACAGTAAAGGCTGGCCTAGGCTATTTCTGAGGAGAATTGGGAGTCAGCCAATTATGGGGAAGACAGTGCAGGAGAGCAGagacaaaggagacagagggaaggtCTTCAGAACTCAACACAGCAGCAGACTGTACACCTGACAAGCTCTGCTGTTCTTAGCACTGAGGCTGAGAGGCTGAGGCTGTCCACTCACTCTCACCAGCTCCTGCCAGGTGATTTTACAGACGTTCACTAAGGCTCCGTGCTAGGACACAATGCCAGGTCTGTGTGCTCTGTGCTTCTATCACCACGCACAGCTAGGGTACAGGGCTGGGTGACACACACTGCGATGCCATGCAGAGGTGCTTAGATTTAACCTGACGGCAACAGGTGCCACTGTTACAGGGCAGCAACCAATCACTACATGCAGGCCGGAGCCAGGGAGCTAGGCCTGATGGCGAGGAACACAAGAATtcaagaattcagagctgagttGACAGGCTACTTAGATGGTAGGTTCCAAATTGCAGCTGAGAGGAAGATGCAGAGTCTACAACTGCCACCCCCACGGCCACCAAATCGCAAGTGGGCAGCTATAAGACACTGCTTTTAATTTCTGAGTTTCCTGTGGTTTGTACATGCTAGGTAATGCTGCACCACTTTGCAATAGCTCAGAAGTTATCCTTATGAGAGCTAAGGAAGCAGCAGGTCCTGGTAAGGGGGCCACAGTCTCTAAGCATTCTTTGGCTGTCACTCTAATGGCACCAACTCTAGCCGTCTGTATGCACGAGAGGCCAGGCCTGAATGTTTCTGTGCCCGGGTCTCTTGGGTACACAGTTACTATAACCTTTGTGCGCATGTTACCTCCAGCTCACTGGAGGCTGACTGACTGGCCGGAGCTGAAACCAACGCCTCGAGTGCAGGTCCCTGTCTCCTGCTGTAACTGGAGGTCACTCAGGGTCTCCTGCTGTAACTGGAGGTCACTCAGGTCCTGTTGCTCGACAGAGTAGTTCCACAGGCCTCACTCAAGGTCTTTATGAAATCAATCTAGAACACTgtcattctttgtttttatgaaaTGTCCTTGAGCATAAAGTAATCAGAGACCCCGAACGACGGATGGTGGGAAGAACAACACAACATGCTCTTCTGTAGTGCTCCCCAACAGAAAGGCGACAGGAGCGGCCAGAGCCATTCCTAAGGGAAGGCCTGAGGCAGCCTACCTGATGAAGCGGTCATGTGTAAAACGGGGTTCCTAGGATGTGTTCGAGGCCCCTGACCCACTTTGCCTATGCAGGTGGCTGAGTAGGAGCAGGAGGTGACTCTGCCTAGGGAAGCAGGGTGTGGTGACTGGGCTGGGGCCCAGCTTGCTCTGCAGAGGGAAGGCGAATGGGTCACACAGAATCAAAGAGACCTAAGCAGCAGGTTAGGCCTCTCTCTGTTGGCTATGACCTTTCTAGGAGACGAGCAATGGGTGGAGTACAACTAAAACTGACAAAGCATGTTAAATATACACTTTTGAGGCAACTAACATGgtaacttggggctggggagtaAAAAGTCCACATAAAGAGACACGAAGATAAACACTGCTTTGATGGCCTGACTTGCTGCTTCCCCTGTGCtgaggaagaaacaagaaaagctgGTTTTAATGGCCACGTGTGTAAGTCCTATCGCTCTCAACTCTGAGCTGGCcactatttaaaataatttttttttgtttagcaAAAGAATGTATCTGAAGTAAAACAAAGTAAGTCagattgaaaaaaacaaaacaaaaggtatGCCACCAATCTACTTGTGACAAGTGTTCCTGGATGCTAGCCCCAAAGGGAACAGAACAGACATGGACagcctgtgtgcctggtgctgtTCAGGCTCACACAGGCTCTCAGGCACCGCTCTTACAGGACAGCAAGGATCCTCAGCCTCACTTACAGACATGGCTGGACGGAAGTGGGATAGTTTGAGATCCCACAGGATGTTGTGGAAACAAGACTCAGAACTACTGTGTCTACGCAGCTCGTCCGTCCATCCCAGCTACTCCCGGGCTCTCAGGACTGGGAGCCTAAGCTACAGCAGCAGGAGCTGTCAGGCCACTGTGGGGAGAGCCTCTTGGCTACGTGCTGTGACAGAGCGAGGCACTCagcttggggggtggggaggaggaatcCCTAAAGGTCTTTAAGTTTAAATGATGCATTTTCCTTTCCCACCCAGTTCATCCCTACAGTGAAGATAGCTTTGGCCCTAAATCCCCTCCCAGAAATGTGCAGCTCAGCAAGAACTCCAGGAAGGCAACGacgggtgagggtggggtggggcaggcttAGGAGAATCAACACTTGGATGCTACTGTGCTAAGGGCAGTCACAAAGAGCACAGTGTACAGACACCAGAACAGGCCTGCACTACACTTCAACCCTCGGCAGAGCCATCACCAAAACAACTAACACAGGAAAGGGAGGGCAGGCTTCTCACTCTGAGCTTTTAAATTCTTGGTGTTTCTGGAGTCTGGCACAGCCTGACTCTGCGGCCCCAGTGGATTCACCTGATGGGACCTCACTGACATGTTACACACCCTACTCCTTATTAGCTAACCCAAAGCAGATGAACACCTCTGTTAGAACACACCAATTCCTCTTTTGTCTGGTGAACAGGGACAACTCACTCTCTCTATCCTCACAGGGACCCCTTCCAGACCACCTTCTACCTTTGTCCTAGCCTGTCCCCTCtgtccaacccccacccccagaccaGAGCAAGACCCAGCAGAAACCTTACCTTAGACAACTCCCCAAGGTCAGGCCTCACCCAGCCCAGTTTGTCCAACACACATTCGTCAAACTTTGCCTGCTGTTTGCGGCAGTGACGAAACAGCTGCATGCTGGAATAATCAAGGCAAGTCCAGTACTCTGTGAAAGGCTCCGCACAGTGACTCTTGATCTGCCTGGAAAAGAGGGGTGGAGGTTAGGGCTAGCTCCTCACAAAACAGATGGCTACAGGCAGAGATGTCAAACGCCGCACACTCTCAGGCCACGCACCACCTTCCAGGAAAAAATGACAACGAATGCTGAGGCTGTGGAGAAGGagccctttccctctcctctgctgGGATGGAAACCAGTGTATTCACCCCGGGAGTCAGTGTACAAGGGCCTCAGAACCCATGTACCCATCGCACCACTCTCGGGCTGCACCCAAAGGATGTTATGGCATACCGCAGAGACCAGATCATTTGTGTCTACTGCTGTTCTGTTCACAGAGGCAAGGAAACAGAATCACCCTAGATCACCACTGATAGAACACTGGGTAATGAGGCTGTGGCTCATGTACGCAATGGAATTTTCACTCagcttttacttatttttggttTGTCAATAGAGTCTGTGTGTAGCCCTGCCAGTTCTgcaactccctctgtagaccaggctagccttgaactcaagagatttgcctgcctctccctcccgagtactgggattaaaggcatgtgccactattcTTGGCTTACTTAGCATTTAAGAAATAAGAAATCTGCAGGAAAATAGATCTGGGAAGTGTTCTAGTAAACAAGGTAGCACAGTCTGACACGAAACGGCTGCTTTTCTGTCATATCTCATGTGAATCCAGACTTTAATGCATGTACGTTTGTGTGGTATCTCATTAGCACAGTAGGATAGCAGGTTATAACGTATGCATAGAGTACAGTGCTGTACGTGGACACAGACTAGGACAAGAGACCATGAGATGGGATCGAGGGGTGTGCTGGGGTGCAGAAGGTCATGTGATATGGACATGTAAAGGCTGACACTGGGGTGGACCCACAAGGGAGGCAGGATCATAAAggccaaaagaaaaacaacaaaaacaaatttcatttaaaaatgtcataatgaaacttAACTTTCTGTATAAgctttgtaatttaaaaaaataggaagaTTTCTGAGGAGCAATCTCTTTTTTACCCCAGAAAAATAAAGGATTATGGTCTAACACATAGGCATTTTACTCAAGGGAATTTACCTGAAGCCCGCGTGTTCCTGACCTCTCAGCTTAGCAAACCCAGCAAAGAAGGAAGTTGTCAGAGCCTGGAAGctaacagaggccagaggtgacaGACGTTCAGAAGTGAACATGTTAACTAGCTGGAAGACATCCCTGGGGCCCACACTCCAGGGCTCTGGCTTAGTTCAGTACTGCACTGGCCAGGAACAGTCCTCTCTATGCAGAAGAGCTGGGAGCTGCTAGGAAGCTGGGCAGCAAAGAACTCACTCTGGACTATGAAAAGCAGCCAGAGGAAGCTGGGGAGACTGCTAGTGGTTAAAGCACTGGCCACACAAGTAACAGGGCTAGAACGGGGATCCAAGTTACCCTGGCAGCCCACTGTATGTAACCCCATCCTCTGAAGGAGGGGACAGGAgaccccagagcaagctggccacTGAGACCAGTCATGTTGCTAAGTCAAAGACCGTTGATCAGAGAACAACATTCCAGATATCAACCTGCAGCTTCTGTATGAATGTGGACACAAGTACAcaagacacacaaagaaaacacatggcTAAGGAGACTAAGTGTGGGGCACGGGACTATAATCCCTGCATGTGGAAGTCAAGGAGCTCAAGTCTTAGGTATggagtgaatttgaggccatttgggctacatgagaccatatTCCTCCAACCCTGAGAGAGAAAgggtagagagagaagagaaggaaaaatggatgaagcaaatttCCCCTTCTTCTTTCATTCAAACCCGTTAAGAACTAAACAGATACAAATTCAAGGAAGAATAGCACTGTTTTAtgtaccccacccccaccgcacAGCTGAGGGCGGAAGcaagggccttatgcttgctaggcaaacacaaAATAGCACAGTTTTC
This Rattus norvegicus strain BN/NHsdMcwi chromosome 3, GRCr8, whole genome shotgun sequence DNA region includes the following protein-coding sequences:
- the Ndufa8 gene encoding NADH dehydrogenase [ubiquinone] 1 alpha subcomplex subunit 8 is translated as MPGIVELPTLEELKVEEVKVSSAVLKAAAHHYGAQCDKTNKEFMLCRWEEKDPRRCLKEGKLVNGCALNFFRQIKSHCAEPFTEYWTCLDYSSMQLFRHCRKQQAKFDECVLDKLGWVRPDLGELSKVTKVKTDRPLPENPYHSRPRPEPSPVIEGDLKPAKHGSRFFFWNV